The following coding sequences are from one Patescibacteria group bacterium window:
- the rplS gene encoding 50S ribosomal protein L19, which translates to MATQATTYKPITPEQIKPGMTIRVHQKIRDVTSKGEEKERLQVFEGIVLACRGNRGNDGTYTVRKISEGVGVEKIFPYRAPAVAKIEFVRQAAVRRAKLYYLRNYNKRLKENTALA; encoded by the coding sequence ATGGCTACACAAGCAACCACCTATAAACCTATCACGCCGGAACAGATTAAGCCCGGCATGACCATCCGCGTCCATCAGAAAATCCGCGACGTCACCTCTAAGGGCGAAGAGAAAGAACGGCTCCAGGTGTTCGAGGGAATCGTGCTTGCGTGCCGCGGGAACCGCGGCAATGACGGCACGTATACCGTGAGAAAGATTTCTGAAGGAGTGGGCGTAGAAAAAATATTTCCCTACCGCGCTCCGGCAGTCGCAAAAATAGAATTTGTCCGGCAAGCGGCGGTGCGCCGTGCGAAGCTTTATTATCTCCGCAACTACAACAAACGGCTCAAGGAAAATACCGCACTCGCCTAA
- a CDS encoding cobalamin-dependent protein (Presence of a B(12) (cobalamin)-binding domain implies dependence on cobalamin itself, in one of its several forms, or in some unusual lineages, dependence on a cobalamin-like analog.): protein MKIALLQPNADERYGHRQGYGSEKRPPETGLAILSSYLRVSAPNHEMFCLNPDRSDEEIARQAAGLDLIGLTDWFSNHQRVINIARLVKINNEKARVVIGGPNTPGIGKLVLEKYPFIDYVVIRDGEDALLGLANEVPTILIPNLWYRHSDKIHFTQSAYVNLGRLPLWDFLNFENLDERLVEYREEIAKSGEKDFDPWLVPPLTMFSFRGCMKAIKEGVCSYCTSAETTGRALPPDKFWSQLELLKEKYNAEFFYMADDIFPVTLRRMEQLAEAKPAYLATPMIRAYAYMLDFIKFNEKQMERMTTALRAIGVFNLFFGVESFSLEQITRANKRVVSIAESERVIKALGASDIKTTMAYLLGLPGETKESLELNLRSLDTLLATGHVERIYLSVVMALRGTSMFEELCQTQAVVKVYEQETGNVLAEDDYPDYSLLQRLGVEHLSCLKPSLVNEWLEKMITASERYLPSHRVGGFLLEPI from the coding sequence ATGAAAATCGCTCTTTTACAACCAAACGCCGATGAACGTTACGGCCATCGACAAGGGTATGGTTCGGAAAAACGCCCACCCGAAACAGGGTTGGCTATACTCAGTTCCTATCTGCGCGTTTCCGCGCCAAACCACGAGATGTTTTGCCTTAATCCGGACAGAAGCGACGAGGAAATTGCGCGCCAAGCGGCAGGGCTTGACCTTATCGGTCTTACCGATTGGTTCTCAAATCATCAGCGTGTAATTAACATTGCGAGACTGGTAAAAATTAACAACGAAAAAGCACGGGTGGTGATTGGCGGACCGAACACGCCGGGGATTGGCAAGTTGGTGCTGGAGAAATATCCGTTCATTGATTACGTGGTCATCAGGGACGGAGAGGATGCACTTCTTGGACTTGCAAATGAGGTGCCAACAATATTGATTCCAAATCTTTGGTACCGTCATAGCGACAAAATCCACTTCACCCAGTCAGCTTATGTCAATCTTGGTCGCCTGCCGCTTTGGGATTTTTTGAACTTTGAAAATCTCGATGAACGACTGGTTGAATATCGCGAGGAAATTGCGAAAAGCGGAGAGAAGGATTTCGATCCGTGGCTCGTCCCGCCGCTAACGATGTTCAGCTTCCGCGGTTGCATGAAAGCGATCAAGGAGGGAGTATGCAGTTATTGCACCTCCGCCGAGACAACCGGCAGAGCGTTGCCGCCCGATAAATTCTGGTCGCAATTAGAGCTTCTCAAAGAAAAGTACAACGCCGAATTTTTCTACATGGCGGACGACATTTTCCCCGTAACTTTGAGAAGAATGGAGCAGCTCGCCGAGGCAAAACCCGCGTATCTCGCAACGCCGATGATTAGGGCGTACGCATATATGCTTGATTTCATTAAATTCAACGAGAAGCAAATGGAGCGGATGACAACTGCTCTTCGCGCCATTGGAGTTTTCAATCTCTTTTTCGGCGTTGAGAGTTTCAGCCTTGAGCAAATCACGAGGGCAAATAAGAGGGTAGTAAGCATTGCCGAAAGTGAACGGGTCATCAAAGCTCTAGGAGCGAGTGACATAAAAACAACCATGGCTTACTTGCTCGGTCTGCCGGGAGAAACCAAAGAGAGCCTTGAACTAAACCTTCGTTCACTTGATACGCTGCTTGCTACTGGACATGTGGAGCGAATCTATTTGTCCGTAGTCATGGCTCTGCGTGGCACGTCGATGTTCGAGGAGCTTTGCCAAACTCAAGCCGTTGTTAAAGTATACGAGCAAGAAACCGGCAATGTTCTTGCCGAGGATGATTACCCGGATTACTCGTTGCTTCAGCGACTTGGAGTCGAGCACCTCTCGTGCTTGAAGCCCTCGCTTGTAAACGAGTGGCTGGAGAAAATGATTACTGCGTCCGAGCGGTATCTGCCGTCGCATCGCGTTGGCGGGTTCTTGCTCGAACCGATCTAG
- the holA gene encoding DNA polymerase III subunit delta yields the protein MIIFIYGSDTFRSREKLSEVIAEFKKKRDPQGYNVVRLEGKGLTLERFRSEARSSGFLSPRRMVVVEELIGSGLGGVADSVKSFLEEEESLRAKDANIIVFWEGDVGMVGNAGLVRRSAGRGKKKEPRKQNSNTALFESLASQEYVFPFPRMEQREVSAWIRNRAHTSGAACDASVAEALAAAVGSDLWRADREIGKLAALRCGSAITKNDLYALVDIEEDLSGFAFTDAVGERSIDRALPLFYSLIVSGVEPLAVHGMLVRLFHTIALVKSYLDSAKESRGADIAQALGIHPFVAQKTVPRTRYYTWEELQKIYRSLLAVDVKLKTESGDATLPLELLLTDLKPLSSQGHAGV from the coding sequence ATGATTATCTTTATTTATGGGTCTGACACCTTTCGCAGCAGGGAGAAACTCTCTGAGGTTATCGCTGAATTTAAGAAAAAGCGCGATCCTCAAGGGTATAATGTGGTGCGGCTTGAGGGCAAGGGGCTCACGCTTGAGCGATTCAGGAGTGAAGCGCGCTCAAGCGGGTTTTTAAGCCCCCGGCGCATGGTGGTGGTCGAGGAACTTATAGGGAGCGGATTGGGAGGTGTGGCTGATAGCGTGAAATCATTCCTTGAAGAAGAAGAAAGCCTCCGCGCGAAAGACGCGAACATCATTGTTTTTTGGGAGGGAGATGTTGGCATGGTAGGGAACGCAGGTCTTGTGCGCAGAAGCGCAGGGCGAGGGAAGAAAAAGGAGCCCCGGAAACAAAATTCAAACACTGCTCTTTTTGAATCCCTTGCATCGCAAGAGTATGTATTCCCCTTTCCCCGTATGGAGCAGCGGGAAGTGAGTGCGTGGATCAGAAACCGCGCGCACACTTCTGGCGCTGCCTGTGACGCGTCTGTTGCGGAGGCGCTCGCGGCGGCAGTAGGGAGCGACCTGTGGCGTGCTGACCGGGAGATAGGGAAGCTTGCCGCGCTGCGCTGCGGCAGTGCCATTACTAAAAATGATTTGTATGCATTGGTAGATATTGAGGAAGACCTTTCAGGGTTTGCATTCACGGATGCGGTGGGTGAGCGAAGCATTGACCGCGCGCTCCCGCTTTTTTATTCGCTCATCGTCTCCGGGGTTGAGCCGCTTGCCGTTCACGGCATGCTGGTGCGCCTCTTCCATACCATTGCACTGGTGAAAAGTTATTTGGACAGTGCGAAGGAGTCGCGCGGCGCAGACATCGCTCAGGCGTTAGGCATTCACCCTTTTGTCGCGCAAAAGACAGTCCCCCGCACGCGCTACTATACCTGGGAAGAATTACAAAAAATCTACCGCTCATTGCTTGCGGTAGATGTGAAATTAAAAACAGAGAGCGGCGACGCCACATTGCCCTTGGAGCTGTTATTGACCGATCTCAAGCCTCTTTCTTCGCAGGGGCACGCAGGAGTTTGA
- the truB gene encoding tRNA pseudouridine(55) synthase TruB encodes MTPTGFLLINKPPGPTSHDVVDMVRRVVKPPQTPPSQGGDTGVSPIRRGSKRGSQLRIGHAGTLDPFASGLLIVGVGRDATRRLDSFKALPKTYLTTLRLGAASDTDDRTGHIEETRIKNLELSLEKIEKILNSFIGEIDQVPPMYSAKKINGQKLYELARQGHTVERKPVKVTIYSIELKNAQTDELTNRQTVKLNITCSTGTYIRALARDIGEKLQCGAYCDALTRTAIGPFALQDALPLDKLNTDNWQSLLQSFTYLVSRITHYESQPKYLIPTTKYETRVLVFGTFDLLHPGHLDFFRQAKELGDHLIAGIGRDQVVAALKGKLPRQNEHARLAAVQECGLVDEAHLLPDNPEERFQWIKKTNPTVIALGYDQTAFTDHLAQDLAHHGINCRIARLKPFHPERYKSSKM; translated from the coding sequence ATGACACCTACCGGCTTTTTATTGATCAACAAACCCCCCGGTCCCACTTCGCACGATGTGGTGGATATGGTGCGGCGCGTGGTGAAACCTCCCCAAACCCCTCCTTCTCAAGGAGGGGACACTGGTGTCTCCCCCATACGAAGGGGGAGTAAGAGGGGGTCTCAATTGCGGATCGGCCACGCAGGCACTCTTGATCCGTTCGCATCAGGATTGTTAATCGTGGGAGTGGGACGCGATGCAACGAGAAGACTTGACTCTTTTAAGGCGCTCCCTAAAACGTACCTTACCACCTTGCGATTGGGAGCCGCGTCTGATACCGATGACAGAACGGGGCATATTGAAGAAACTAGAATTAAGAATTTAGAATTAAGCTTGGAAAAAATTGAAAAAATATTAAATTCGTTTATAGGTGAAATTGACCAAGTGCCTCCCATGTACAGCGCAAAAAAGATTAATGGACAAAAACTCTATGAACTCGCGCGCCAAGGGCACACCGTTGAACGCAAGCCTGTCAAAGTGACTATCTACTCAATCGAGCTCAAAAACGCACAAACTGATGAACTGACAAACCGACAAACTGTTAAACTAAATATTACGTGCTCCACCGGCACCTACATACGCGCCCTTGCGCGCGACATCGGAGAGAAGCTCCAATGCGGAGCCTACTGCGATGCGCTCACACGGACGGCAATTGGACCGTTCGCGCTGCAAGATGCCCTGCCGCTCGATAAGCTCAATACCGATAATTGGCAATCTCTTTTACAGTCTTTCACGTATCTGGTATCACGTATTACGCATTACGAATCGCAACCGAAATACCTAATACCTACTACGAAATACGAGACAAGAGTGCTCGTCTTCGGCACCTTCGACCTCCTCCATCCCGGCCACCTCGACTTCTTCCGCCAGGCAAAAGAATTGGGCGACCATCTCATCGCCGGCATCGGACGAGATCAAGTGGTCGCCGCGCTCAAAGGAAAACTGCCCCGCCAGAATGAGCACGCGCGCCTTGCCGCGGTGCAGGAGTGCGGACTCGTGGACGAGGCGCACCTGTTGCCTGACAATCCCGAAGAGAGGTTTCAGTGGATTAAAAAAACAAACCCCACGGTCATTGCTTTGGGGTACGATCAAACCGCGTTCACGGATCACCTCGCGCAAGACCTCGCGCACCACGGCATTAATTGCCGTATTGCCCGCTTAAAGCCATTTCATCCCGAGCGCTATAAAAGCTCCAAAATGTAA
- a CDS encoding peptidoglycan bridge formation glycyltransferase FemA/FemB family protein, whose amino-acid sequence MHFEQSNGWARFQQAAGKNVYVVSPLRVTPFTAALERRDSEGIAVEKRIAGPLKFLEINGWALPQDSTVSRHEQVLRDIGKRTGAVFVRWTPTREFPISNISRSGAIPLTFEKNIRGAGQFPNRSGLNIIEPCILTRQVPPRATLLIDLTKSEKELLNDMHEKTRYNIHLSVRKGVAADEVNPKDGFSIFWALMQDTAQRDKIGIHPRKYYEMMLQELNAPGEAQAHLFIAKHQGKPLAAAILITCGDTATYLHGGSSSMDRNLMAPHLLQWKMIQFAKAQGMKWYDMWGISPQDTRYKTQDTKPDSWAGITRFKMGFGGEEKEGAGTYDVVVKQFLYKLLTLAQTAKSILKM is encoded by the coding sequence ATGCATTTTGAACAATCAAACGGATGGGCGCGGTTCCAACAGGCTGCGGGGAAAAACGTATATGTGGTTTCTCCCTTGCGCGTGACGCCATTTACGGCTGCATTGGAGAGGAGAGATAGCGAGGGGATTGCAGTCGAGAAGAGAATTGCGGGACCGCTCAAGTTTCTCGAAATAAATGGCTGGGCCTTGCCGCAGGACAGTACGGTATCAAGGCATGAGCAGGTTTTACGGGATATAGGCAAGAGGACAGGCGCGGTATTTGTGCGATGGACACCCACACGAGAATTTCCAATTTCCAATATCTCCCGCTCAGGCGCGATCCCGCTTACCTTTGAAAAAAACATTCGAGGAGCGGGACAATTTCCAAACCGGAGTGGTTTAAATATTATTGAACCTTGTATATTGACACGCCAAGTGCCGCCGCGCGCTACCTTGCTTATTGATTTAACGAAAAGCGAGAAAGAACTTCTCAATGACATGCATGAGAAGACGCGTTATAATATTCACCTCTCGGTACGGAAAGGAGTCGCGGCAGATGAAGTGAACCCAAAAGACGGTTTCAGCATTTTTTGGGCGCTCATGCAGGATACCGCACAGCGTGATAAAATTGGAATTCATCCAAGGAAATATTATGAGATGATGCTTCAAGAACTCAATGCGCCCGGGGAAGCGCAGGCTCATTTATTTATTGCCAAGCACCAAGGGAAGCCTCTCGCGGCGGCTATACTGATAACGTGCGGCGATACCGCAACTTATCTTCATGGTGGATCATCAAGCATGGATCGTAATCTCATGGCCCCTCATCTATTACAGTGGAAGATGATACAATTCGCAAAGGCTCAAGGGATGAAATGGTATGATATGTGGGGCATATCCCCGCAAGACACAAGATACAAGACACAAGATACAAAGCCTGATTCCTGGGCGGGGATTACGAGATTTAAGATGGGATTTGGAGGAGAGGAGAAAGAAGGCGCGGGGACGTATGATGTCGTAGTTAAGCAGTTCCTTTACAAACTTCTCACCCTCGCGCAGACTGCGAAATCAATTCTTAAGATGTGA
- a CDS encoding class I SAM-dependent methyltransferase, producing the protein MWKVDLNPPITIATLWDVCIYYLWDDTFVKGVEKVFNTHGVKTILDTAGGTGFPSIALRKRGWDVNYADGSRTMFENYKKHLADEKVDMLFQLVEWKNLTHKIQKQYDAVMCRGNSLSYVDAWNEDLIELHPEHMKLALENFYKLIKPGGILYIDTVERSEFEKTKFPIVWNFGERHINGHKVKLVRFVSHDYTRGVRIWSHKLIIDNRSYEFSCTSYLLTPEQLRSLLGETGFTNVKETSVSGEEWYTVFVCRKPK; encoded by the coding sequence ATGTGGAAAGTTGATTTAAATCCACCAATCACCATCGCAACCCTCTGGGATGTCTGTATTTATTACCTGTGGGACGACACTTTTGTGAAAGGAGTCGAAAAGGTATTCAATACACACGGAGTAAAAACAATTCTTGATACCGCTGGCGGAACCGGTTTCCCATCAATCGCTTTGCGAAAGAGAGGGTGGGATGTGAACTATGCCGACGGCAGTAGAACCATGTTTGAAAATTACAAAAAGCACCTTGCTGATGAAAAAGTCGACATGCTCTTTCAACTCGTAGAGTGGAAAAATCTTACCCACAAAATCCAAAAACAGTATGACGCGGTGATGTGTCGAGGCAACTCGCTCTCTTACGTTGATGCATGGAATGAGGATCTGATTGAACTTCATCCCGAACACATGAAACTCGCTCTTGAGAATTTTTACAAACTCATCAAACCAGGTGGCATTTTGTACATTGACACGGTTGAACGGAGCGAATTTGAAAAAACAAAATTTCCCATTGTGTGGAATTTTGGAGAAAGACACATCAATGGACACAAAGTAAAACTCGTTCGGTTTGTCTCTCATGATTATACCCGCGGCGTACGAATTTGGTCGCACAAACTCATTATTGATAATCGCTCGTATGAATTCAGCTGTACATCGTATCTCCTGACCCCCGAACAGCTTCGGAGTCTTCTCGGTGAGACTGGTTTTACAAATGTGAAAGAAACTTCAGTTTCTGGAGAAGAATGGTACACAGTTTTCGTTTGCAGAAAACCAAAATGA
- a CDS encoding endonuclease Q family protein has protein sequence MQLICDLEIHTKYARACSKESDLPHHHLWARKKGIDVVGTGDFTHPVWFRECGEQLEDAGEGLYRLKQVHRVPQHTAASHDPLFMYTSEVACIFSRGGKVRRVHVLLFAPSREAAERLNALLGKVGKLASDGRPILGLDMIRMAEFARDADPDFLVVPAHVWTPWFGMYGSKSGFDSFEEAWGDMASWIPAVETGLSSDPPMNWRLPELDGKTIISFSDAHSPPNLGREATVVEVAARSFHNIAHALRSEAGENRIIETYEFFPEEGMYHYDGHRVCEVRWSPQETRRKKGICPKCGRPVTVGVMSRVEELADREEEYKPRNRPGFRSLVPLPEIIGDGLERGKHSKGVTAIYETLVGAHASEFDILVKKPLDELKAFLDPTVVTGIERMREGEVKKTPGYDGVYGSVEVFTERDRKRVQQGSLF, from the coding sequence ATGCAGCTTATTTGCGATTTGGAAATTCATACAAAATACGCGCGGGCGTGTTCGAAGGAGAGCGATTTGCCGCACCATCACTTATGGGCGCGGAAGAAAGGGATTGACGTGGTGGGAACCGGAGATTTTACCCATCCGGTATGGTTTCGCGAGTGCGGGGAGCAGTTGGAAGATGCGGGAGAAGGGTTGTATCGGCTTAAACAGGTTCATCGTGTGCCACAGCATACTGCTGCATCCCATGATCCGCTCTTTATGTACACGTCGGAAGTGGCGTGTATTTTTTCCCGCGGGGGAAAAGTGCGGAGAGTTCATGTACTGCTCTTTGCGCCTTCCCGGGAGGCCGCGGAACGTTTGAATGCGCTGCTGGGGAAGGTAGGGAAACTCGCGTCTGATGGGCGCCCCATTTTGGGATTGGATATGATACGCATGGCGGAATTTGCGCGGGACGCAGATCCTGATTTTTTGGTGGTGCCCGCGCATGTATGGACGCCGTGGTTTGGCATGTATGGGTCAAAGTCGGGGTTTGATTCATTTGAAGAGGCCTGGGGAGATATGGCATCATGGATCCCTGCGGTGGAGACAGGATTGTCATCTGATCCGCCAATGAATTGGCGGCTGCCAGAGTTGGACGGCAAGACAATTATTTCTTTTTCGGACGCTCATTCACCGCCGAACCTTGGGCGGGAGGCAACGGTGGTGGAGGTGGCGGCGCGATCCTTCCATAACATTGCGCACGCATTGCGGTCGGAGGCGGGGGAAAATCGCATCATAGAGACGTATGAATTTTTTCCTGAAGAGGGTATGTATCATTATGACGGCCACCGCGTGTGCGAGGTACGGTGGAGCCCGCAGGAAACTCGGAGGAAAAAAGGAATTTGTCCCAAGTGCGGCCGTCCGGTCACCGTGGGCGTGATGAGCCGCGTGGAGGAACTCGCAGACCGCGAAGAGGAATATAAACCCCGCAATCGCCCGGGATTCCGCAGTCTCGTGCCTTTACCGGAGATCATAGGCGACGGACTAGAGAGAGGAAAACATTCCAAGGGCGTGACCGCGATTTATGAGACGCTCGTGGGCGCGCATGCAAGCGAGTTTGACATCTTGGTGAAAAAACCGCTTGATGAACTCAAGGCCTTCCTTGATCCTACGGTCGTGACTGGCATTGAGCGCATGCGGGAGGGGGAGGTGAAAAAAACGCCAGGATATGACGGCGTGTACGGGTCGGTAGAGGTGTTTACCGAGCGTGACAGGAAAAGGGTACAGCAGGGATCGTTGTTCTAA
- the uvrB gene encoding excinuclease ABC subunit UvrB, whose product MSFAIKSSFTPTGDQPQAIEKLVAGIRAGVPHQTLLGVTGSGKTFTMANVIAEVKHPTLVISHNKTLAAQLAGEFEEFFPDAAVHYFVSYYDYYQPEAYVPTTDTYIEKETDINEEIDRLRHAATQALLSRKDVIIVASVSCIYGLGSPEEYQFMSLELKTSRPSGIPHTLNTNIQGAGQNSKLNRIEILRKLVDMRYERNDMDLQRGRFRVRGNMIDIYPVYSLEDIWRIEFSGNAVQRISALDQLTGKTVNRADAFTLFPATHYIAPQERINEILKTIEQDLDREVRAFLKANKPLEAERLSQRVHFDLEMIRATGYCNGIENYSRYFDQRKPGEPPSTLIDFFRFADKDFLTFIDESHMTLPQLRGMYHGDRARKDTLIEYGFRLTGARDNRPLTFDEFNTRIGQVIYVSATPNEYELSRSRHPHHNLPLSRGRSASLMSSPLVRGESEGGRVVEQLIRPTGLLDPTITVKPTKNQIDDLLNEIHHCIAKKQRVLVTTLTKRMAEDLAEYLEELKVKAAYLHSDIETFERLELLRDLRLGVYDVLVGINLLREGLDLPEVALVAILDADKEGFLRSATSLVQVMGRAARHLEGRVIMYADTITGSMKQAMEETKRRRAVQEAYNKKHGITPATIKKAIKEGILAHRQSESFQPKLPNIAEIPYEELPHLIRDLERQMDLAAKNLEFEKAAALRDQIKIMKEKMRKKTSRRDPFKAIRAAKEEGN is encoded by the coding sequence ATGTCATTCGCGATCAAATCATCATTTACGCCCACCGGAGACCAGCCTCAAGCGATTGAAAAACTCGTGGCAGGCATTCGTGCCGGGGTGCCCCATCAAACGCTCTTGGGAGTGACCGGCAGCGGCAAAACGTTTACGATGGCAAACGTCATCGCGGAGGTGAAACATCCGACGCTCGTCATTTCCCACAATAAAACGCTCGCCGCGCAACTGGCGGGCGAATTTGAAGAGTTCTTCCCCGACGCAGCCGTGCATTATTTCGTTTCCTACTATGACTACTATCAGCCCGAGGCATATGTGCCCACCACTGACACCTACATTGAAAAAGAAACAGACATTAATGAAGAGATAGACCGCCTCCGCCATGCCGCGACCCAGGCGCTCCTTTCCCGCAAAGACGTCATCATTGTCGCCTCTGTCTCCTGCATCTACGGATTGGGGTCGCCCGAGGAATACCAATTTATGAGTTTAGAACTCAAAACTTCCCGCCCTAGCGGGATCCCGCATACCTTAAATACTAATATTCAAGGTGCGGGACAAAACTCAAAACTGAATCGAATAGAAATATTACGGAAACTGGTAGATATGCGCTATGAGCGCAATGATATGGATCTGCAGCGCGGGCGCTTCCGCGTGCGCGGCAATATGATTGACATTTATCCGGTGTATTCGCTTGAAGATATTTGGCGCATAGAATTCAGCGGCAATGCGGTGCAGCGCATCAGCGCACTGGACCAGCTCACTGGCAAAACCGTGAATCGCGCGGACGCATTTACCTTGTTTCCTGCAACCCACTATATCGCGCCGCAGGAGAGGATCAATGAAATCCTCAAAACGATTGAGCAGGATCTTGACCGGGAAGTGCGCGCATTTCTAAAAGCCAACAAACCCTTAGAGGCCGAACGCCTCTCGCAGAGAGTGCACTTCGACCTCGAGATGATAAGGGCGACCGGCTATTGCAACGGCATTGAGAACTACTCGCGCTACTTTGATCAGCGAAAACCCGGCGAACCGCCCTCTACGCTCATTGATTTTTTCAGGTTTGCAGACAAGGACTTTCTTACCTTTATTGACGAGTCGCACATGACTTTGCCGCAATTGAGAGGTATGTACCATGGCGACAGGGCGCGAAAAGACACTCTCATAGAATATGGATTCCGCCTTACGGGGGCGCGCGATAACCGCCCCCTTACCTTTGATGAATTCAACACCCGCATCGGCCAAGTCATCTATGTGTCTGCCACACCGAATGAATATGAGTTATCGAGGTCCCGACACCCCCACCATAACCTCCCCCTTTCTAGGGGGAGGAGCGCCTCCTTAATGTCTTCCCCCCTAGTAAGGGGGGAATCGGAAGGGGGGCGTGTCGTCGAGCAATTAATCCGTCCCACAGGGTTGCTCGATCCTACGATTACCGTGAAACCGACGAAAAACCAAATTGATGATTTGCTCAATGAAATACATCACTGTATCGCAAAAAAACAGCGCGTGCTGGTGACCACACTCACCAAACGCATGGCGGAAGACCTCGCGGAATATCTTGAGGAATTGAAGGTGAAGGCCGCATACCTGCACTCTGATATAGAAACCTTTGAGAGGTTGGAGCTCCTCCGCGACCTGCGCCTCGGCGTCTACGACGTCCTGGTAGGCATAAATCTCCTACGGGAAGGATTAGATCTGCCGGAAGTCGCGCTCGTCGCTATCCTCGATGCGGACAAGGAGGGTTTCTTAAGGAGTGCAACCTCGCTCGTGCAAGTAATGGGCCGCGCAGCTCGCCACCTCGAAGGCCGCGTCATCATGTACGCCGACACCATCACCGGATCCATGAAACAGGCAATGGAAGAAACTAAGCGCCGGCGCGCGGTCCAAGAAGCGTATAATAAAAAACACGGCATTACGCCGGCGACCATCAAAAAAGCAATTAAGGAAGGAATACTCGCGCATCGCCAGTCAGAATCCTTCCAGCCGAAACTCCCCAACATTGCGGAAATCCCTTATGAAGAATTGCCCCACCTTATCAGGGATTTGGAGCGCCAGATGGATTTAGCGGCTAAAAATCTGGAATTCGAAAAAGCAGCGGCATTGAGAGACCAAATAAAAATAATGAAAGAAAAGATGAGGAAAAAAACAAGCCGCAGGGATCCTTTCAAAGCGATCCGCGCGGCTAAAGAAGAAGGGAATTAG
- the ruvA gene encoding Holliday junction branch migration protein RuvA, giving the protein MISYINGAVKWHDARSVLLVAGEVGYRIAVPVFVLEGLKIGALLELYCYTKLDTRNDTIELYGFPQLAELLFFEQLLTISGVGPRSALGCLSVAKLDDLKRTIAQGDPKLLQKVAGIGKKTAERIIVELREKVGEFIGGARGVFSEGDGDAIEALVRLGYRENEVVEIIRALPRTIEGSEARVREALKRLGKQR; this is encoded by the coding sequence ATGATTTCGTACATCAATGGCGCGGTTAAATGGCATGATGCGCGGTCAGTGCTCCTCGTCGCGGGGGAGGTAGGGTACCGTATCGCAGTGCCGGTATTTGTGCTGGAAGGATTAAAAATTGGCGCACTCCTTGAGCTCTATTGTTACACGAAGCTCGACACGAGGAATGACACGATAGAGCTTTACGGGTTTCCACAATTGGCAGAGCTTTTGTTTTTTGAACAGTTGCTCACCATCTCAGGCGTTGGGCCGCGCTCTGCCTTGGGGTGTTTGTCCGTGGCAAAACTTGACGATCTGAAACGCACTATTGCGCAAGGAGATCCAAAATTGTTGCAGAAGGTGGCGGGGATCGGGAAGAAAACCGCGGAACGGATTATCGTTGAGTTGCGTGAAAAAGTTGGAGAATTTATTGGCGGAGCGCGCGGTGTATTTTCAGAGGGCGATGGGGATGCGATAGAGGCTTTGGTAAGGCTTGGTTACCGGGAAAACGAAGTGGTGGAGATAATACGCGCGCTTCCGCGGACGATCGAAGGGAGTGAGGCAAGGGTGAGAGAAGCGCTTAAGCGATTGGGGAAACAACGATAG
- the rpsT gene encoding 30S ribosomal protein S20, whose translation MHTKSAAKRLRQTKKRTARNRMWKQKVKTMLKSSRAQITSKDAHTKETITRTISTIDRAIQKGILHRNTGARMKSRLLKLLRAPAKKEA comes from the coding sequence ATGCACACTAAATCAGCAGCAAAACGATTACGGCAAACAAAAAAGCGGACCGCAAGGAACCGCATGTGGAAGCAGAAAGTGAAGACAATGCTGAAGTCCTCCCGCGCCCAGATAACCTCGAAGGACGCCCATACGAAAGAGACCATCACCCGCACCATTTCCACGATTGACCGCGCCATTCAGAAAGGGATACTGCATCGCAATACGGGCGCGCGGATGAAATCGCGGCTTCTCAAACTCCTGCGTGCCCCTGCGAAGAAAGAGGCTTGA